One stretch of Prunus persica cultivar Lovell chromosome G1, Prunus_persica_NCBIv2, whole genome shotgun sequence DNA includes these proteins:
- the LOC18791669 gene encoding uncharacterized protein LOC18791669: MMMRRSLQFLSVGRCFASSSSSFRSLSFLSAHPKSPLPFLLNSPPPLPSSSSSYLSGLVRLSLKSCPTIFPFRTLRFVNTESSEDNQDDPFQGEEIEEQGTSGGWEEGDTTDGWEEEDVGDPEIGDGGDGGGVVLHGVPWGERVLSIAHEALKQFGDNVKLFSFKTTPRGYVYVRLDKLLNEYGCPSMGELESYSQEYKKRLDEVGALGEIPENLALEVSSPGAERLLKIPDDLLRFIDMPMRVSYVEDVDSKCCEKEGVFNLETIEAESESCVWKLANVKENRDPASKGRPLTRKQRDWRLKLPFSGHRRVLLYLEY; encoded by the exons atgatgatgaggaggagCCTACAGTTTCTCAGTGTTGGCAGGTGCTTCgcctcctcctcttcatctTTCAGAAGCCTTTCTTTCCTATCAGCCCACCCAAAAAGTCCATTACCCTTTCTCCTGaactctcctcctcctcttccttcttcttcttcgtcctATCTTTCTGGTTTGGTTCGTTTGTCTCTTAAATCCTGTCCCACAATATTTCCTTTTCGTACTCTTCGCTTCGTAAACACAGAGTCCTCTGAGGATAATCAAGATGACCCTTTTCAAG gtgaagaaattgaagagcAAGGGACCTCAGGTGGATGGGAAGAGGGAGACACCACAGATGGTTGGGAGGAAGAGGACGTCGGTGACCCTGAG ATTGGCGATGGGGGTGATGGTGGTGGGGTGGTATTGCACGGTGTCCCCTGGGGTGAGCGGGTTCTGTCCATTGCTCATGAGGCCTTAAAGCAATTTGGAGACAATGTCAAGCTCTTTTCTTTCAAGACTACTCCTCGAGGATATGTATATGTGAGACTGGACAAACTGTTAAACGA ATATGGTTGTCCCAGCATGGGGGAACTTGAAAGCTACAGTCAAGAATACAAGAAAAGATTAGATGAAGTTGGAGCACTTGGAGAAATACCTGAAAATTTGGCTCTTGAG GTGTCATCTCCGGGTGCAGAGAGGTTACTAAAGATACCGGATGATTTACTTCGGTTCATAGATATGCCTATGAGAGTAAGCTATGTAGAAGATGTGGATTCTAAATGCTGCGAAAAGGAAGGAGTATTCAATCTGGAGACCATCGAGGCAGAGTCTGAGAGCTGTGTGTGGAAGTTGGCAAATGTGAAGGAAAACAGGGACCCGGCTAGCAAAGGCAGACCATTAACACGTAAACAGAGGGATTGGAGATTAAAATTGCCATTTTCAGGGCATAGAAGGGTACTTCTGTATCTAGAATACTGA
- the LOC18793829 gene encoding probable 6-phosphogluconolactonase 1 produces MSLSGGHKDRELRVHESLDELSTDLADYIAELSEASVKERGVFAIALSGGSLIGLMGKLCEAPYNKTVDWAKWYIFWADERVVAKNHDDSNYKLAKDRLLSKVPIIPSHVHSINDTVSAEEAADDYEFVIRQLVKSRVISVSDISDCPKFDLILLGMGPDGHVASLFPNHSALEEKDEWVTFITDSPKPPPERITFTLPVINSASNVAIVATGDSKAEAVHLAVDDVGSDSPSVPAGVAQPLKGKLVWFLDKAAASKLEGSQFSA; encoded by the exons ATGTCTCTTTCCGGAGGTCACAAAGATAGAGAGTTGAGAGTTCATGAAAGTTTGGATGAGCTTAGCACTGATTTGGCAGACTACATTGCTGAACTATCAGAGGCATCAGTGAAGGAGCGGGGTGTATTTGCAATTGCTTTATCTGGTGGTTCTCTCATTGGCTTAATGGG GAAACTCTGCGAAGCTCCTTATAACAAGACTGTAGACTGGGCCAAATGGTATATATTTTGGGCTGACGAGCGTGTTGTGGCAAAAAACCATGATGATAGCAATTACAAGCTTGCAAAGGATCGCCTTTTGTCTAAG GTCCCTATAATTCCCAGTCATGTGCATTCTATTAATGACACAGTGTCAGCAGAGGAGGCTGCTGATGATTATGAGTTTGTCATTCGTCAGTTGGTGAAATCTCGTGTGATCAGTGTGTCTGATATAAGTGACTGCCCCAAATTTGATCTCATCCTCCTGGGAATGGGGCCTGATGGCCATGTTGCCTCGCTATTCCCTAACCACTCGGCACTTGAGGAGAAAGATGAATGGGTAACTTTTATAACTGATTCCCCCAAGCCTCCACCTGAGCGAATCACATTCACTTTGCCTGTCATCAACTCGGCATCCAATGTAGCTATAGTCGCGACCGGTGACAGCAAAGCAGAGGCTGTGCACCTGGCAGTCGATGACGTGGGATCTGACTCCCCATCAGTGCCGGCAGGGGTTGCCCAGCCACTGAAAGGAAAGTTGGTGTGGTTTTTGGATAAGGCAGCTGCCTCAAAACTTGAGGGTTCCCAATTTTCTGCATAG
- the LOC18789388 gene encoding peptidyl-prolyl cis-trans isomerase E — protein sequence MAQQAVQKNTLYVGGLAEEVNESILHAAFIPFGDIKDVKTPLDQATQKHRSFGFVTFLEREDASSAMDNMDGAELYGRVLTVNYALPEKIKGGEQGWAAQPIWADADTWFERQQQEEEMQRMQAENRAAMQAAEELHRKKKTEDREGEKEEEIEMKDDPMARAEAEVLKQND from the exons ATGGCGCAGCAAGCAGTGCAGAAGAATACGCTGTATGTAGGAGGGTTGGCGGAGGAGGTGAACGAGTCGATTCTGCACGCGGCGTTCATACCCTTTGGGGACATCAAGGACGTGAAGACGCCGCTGGACCAAGCCACACAGAAGCACCGGTCTTTTGGCTTCGTCACATTCTTGGAGAGAGAGGATGCATCCTCCGCCATGGACAATATGGACGGCGCCGAGCTCTACGGCCGTGTCCTCACCGTCAATTATGCCCTCCCAGAGAAAATCAAGGGTGGTGAACAGGGTTGGGCCGCTCAGCCCA TCTGGGCAGATGCAGACACATGGTTTGAGAGGCAGCAACAAGAAGAGGAAATGCAGCGTATGCAGGCCGAGAACCGGGCTGCCATGCAGGCTGCGGAAGAGTTACACAGGAAAAAGAAGACAGAGGATCGAGAgggggaaaaagaagaggaaatcgAGATGAAGGATGACCCCATGGCAAGGGCTGAAGCAGAGGTTTTGAAACAGAATGACTAG
- the LOC18788703 gene encoding fructokinase-like 2, chloroplastic, which translates to MASLSFTHFLLLPRCHLDWPNSPSLNFVQLQGLRLHSKKRGLAAVPKKINSENSAVEASNEDEVVVKKNTSRTPKRTRKKTIAETDASSEESIISASSEDTKKPRGRTRRKAASASTSTEEEQTEKKVRRRKTKKKDDVEEQVSEAELSEPEEFTFTVDMKDENTEDIELEIDEGEDISYTYDWPPLVCCFGAAQHAFVPSGRPANRLIDYEIHERKKDALWAPEKFIRSPGGSAGSVAIALASLGGKVAFMGKLGDDEYGQAMLYYMNVNNVQTRSVRIDSKRATAVSQMKIGKRARLRLTCVKPCAEDSLSKSEINIDVLKEAKMFYFSTHSMLDQNMRSTTLQAIKISKKLGGVIFYDVNLPLPLWHSCEETKLFIQQVWNLADIIEVTKQELEFICGIQPSEEFDTKNNDRSKFVHHTPEVVAPVWHENLKVLFVTNGTSKIHYYTKEHHGAINGMEDPPITPFTSDMSASGDGIVAALMRMLTVQPHLITDKEYLEHTIKYAIDCGVIDQWLLGRERGFPPKEDTEEVVPDPDGIRSLTEMEYRTLESVS; encoded by the exons ATGGCATCTCTTTCTTTCACTCACTTTCTCCTCTTACCCag GTGCCATTTGGATTGGCCCAATAGCCCGTCACTGAACTTTGTGCAGCTTCAGGGTCTTAGATTACATAGTAAAAAGCGGGGCCTTGCTGCTGTCCCTAAAAAGATTAACTCAGAGAACTCAGCTGTAGAGGCATCCAATGAAGATGAGGTTGTTGTGAAGAAAAACACATCTAGGACTCCCAAACGAACTCGAAAGAAAACAATAGCCGAAACAGATGCTTCAAGTGAGGAAAGCATCATTTCTGCATCTAGTGAAGATACCAAGAAACCGCGTGGAAGAACTCGTAGGAAAG CGGCATCTGCGTCTACAAGCACGGAGGAAGAACAAACTGAGAAGAAGGTACGGAGGAGAAAAACTAAGAAGAAAGATGATGTTGAGGAGCAGGTTAGTGAAGCTGAACTTAGTGAGCCTGAGGAGTTTACATTCACTGTGGATATGAAGGATGAGAATACGGAAGACATAGAATTGGAAATAGATGAGGGAGAGGATATTAGCTATACTTATGATTGGCCTCCTCTTGTTTGTTGCTTTGGGGCTGCACAACATGCTTTTGTGCCCTCAGGAAGGCCAGCCAACAGACTTATAGATTATGAAAtacatgaaagaaagaaagatgcaTTATGGGCTCCTGAAAAATTTATTAGGTCTCCTGGGGGATCTGCAGGCAGTGTTGCAATTGCTCTTGCAAGCTTGGGTGGCAAGGTTGCTTTCATGGGAAAACTTGGGGATGATGAATATGGTCAGGCCATGCTATATTATATGAATGTCAACAATGTTCAAACTCGTTCTGTTCGCATTGATAGTAAAAGGGCAACTGCAGTATCACAGATGAAGATCGGTAAAAGGGCTCGCTTGAGATTGACTTGTGTCAAACCCTGTGCTGAGGATTCTTTATCAAAGTCGGAGATCAACATTGATGTGCTGAAGGAG GCAAAGATGTTTTACTTCAGCACGCATTCTATGCTTGATCAAAATATGAGATCAACTACACTGCAAGCAATCAAGATTTCGAAGAAATTAGGAGGAGTTATTTTCTATGATGTAAACCTTCCATTACCACTATGGCATTCTTGCGAAGAAACAAAGTTGTTCATACAGCAAGTGTGGAACCTTGCTGATATTATTGAGGTTACCAAGCAAGAGCTTGAGTTTATTTGTGGGATCCAGCCCTCTGAGGAATTTGACACCAAAAATAATGACAGATCAAAATTTGTCCATCATACACCAGAAGTGGTTGCACCGGTTTGGCATGAAAATCTTAAGGTTTTGTTTGTGACAAATGGGACTTCTAAGATTCACTACTACACAAAGGAGCACCATGGTGCTATTAATGGGATGGAGGATCCTCCTATTACTCCTTTCACGTCTGATATGTCAGCATCTGGAGATGGCATTGTGGCGG CTCTCATGAGAATGTTGACAGTTCAACCACATCTTATTACTGATAAAGAATATTTGGAGCACACAATCAAGTATGCAATTGATTGTGGGGTCATTGATCAATGGTTGCTCGGGCGAGAACGCGGCTTCCCTCCTAAAGAGGATACGGAAGAAGTGGTTCCTGATCCAGATGGTATAAGGTCTCTAACAGAAATGGAATATCGCACACTAGAGAGTGTAAGTTGA